A part of Larkinella insperata genomic DNA contains:
- a CDS encoding aspartate-semialdehyde dehydrogenase produces the protein MKIAVVGATGLVGGEILKVLEERDFPVTELIPVASERSVGKQVTFKGKPVTVVSFEDAIAAKPAIAIFSAGGSTSLKLAPQFAEAGITVIDNSSAWRMDPTKKLVVPEINANTLTREDKIIANPNCSTIQMVVVLSPLHKKYGIKRVVVSTYQSVTGTGKAAVDQLFAERSGDQSTEKVYPHPIDLNVLPHIDVFLDNGYTKEEMKMVNETKKIMGDDSIQVTATTVRIPTIGGHSEAVNVEFENDYQVSDVFNILSEAEGVIVQDDPKNYLYPMPLTAHGKDEVFVGRIRRDESQPNALNLWIVADNLRKGAATNAVQIAEYLVKNNLV, from the coding sequence ATGAAAATTGCAGTAGTAGGAGCAACCGGCCTGGTCGGTGGCGAAATCCTGAAAGTGCTCGAAGAACGTGACTTCCCGGTAACGGAACTGATCCCTGTTGCGTCTGAGCGCTCGGTGGGTAAACAGGTTACGTTTAAGGGTAAACCGGTTACGGTTGTGAGCTTCGAGGATGCCATCGCGGCCAAACCCGCTATTGCGATTTTTTCGGCCGGTGGTAGCACGTCGCTTAAACTGGCTCCGCAGTTCGCCGAAGCCGGTATCACGGTCATCGATAACTCCTCAGCCTGGCGGATGGACCCAACCAAAAAACTGGTGGTTCCGGAAATTAACGCCAATACGCTGACGCGGGAAGACAAAATCATTGCCAACCCCAACTGCTCAACCATTCAGATGGTGGTGGTGCTGAGCCCACTGCACAAAAAATACGGTATCAAACGCGTCGTTGTTTCAACGTACCAGTCCGTAACCGGAACGGGTAAAGCCGCGGTTGATCAGTTGTTTGCCGAGCGTTCGGGCGATCAATCCACCGAAAAGGTGTATCCGCACCCCATCGACCTCAACGTGTTGCCCCACATCGACGTCTTCCTGGACAACGGCTACACAAAAGAGGAGATGAAGATGGTGAACGAAACCAAGAAAATCATGGGCGACGACTCGATTCAGGTAACGGCCACTACCGTCCGGATTCCGACCATTGGCGGACACTCCGAAGCCGTGAACGTGGAGTTCGAAAATGATTATCAGGTAAGCGATGTGTTTAACATTCTGAGCGAAGCCGAAGGCGTTATTGTTCAGGACGACCCAAAAAACTACCTGTACCCGATGCCGCTGACGGCGCACGGAAAAGACGAGGTGTTTGTGGGCCGGATTCGTCGCGATGAGAGCCAGCCGAACGCCCTCAACCTGTGGATCGTTGCCGATAACCTGCGCAAAGGAGCCGCAACCAACGCGGTTCAGATTGCTGAATACTTAGTCAAAAACAATTTGGTCTAA
- a CDS encoding sugar phosphate isomerase/epimerase family protein, translated as MQRREFLKNGSLAAMGGFAAIESLPNTPKPFVNPPAKSALAQPMVKKSLKWGMVKEDLSVLDKFKLLKDLGYDGVELDTPNDLDMKEVLDARDKTGLELPGTVNSFHWKSPLSDPDPKVRAATVEAMKKSLQDTKQYGGTTVLLVPGVVKAEISYEDAYKRCRDEIRKLLPVAEKTGVKIAFENVWNSFLISPLEAARFVDEFKHPMVGWYFDVGNILRYGWPAHWIETLGKRILKLDVKEYSLKKQQDEGLWKGFNVEFLEGDCNWPEVNNALRKIGYSGWASAEVNGGDRTRLLTIREKMDAIFKA; from the coding sequence ATGCAACGTAGAGAATTTCTGAAAAACGGCTCGCTGGCCGCTATGGGCGGTTTTGCGGCTATCGAATCGCTGCCCAATACGCCCAAACCATTCGTAAATCCACCGGCAAAATCCGCATTAGCCCAGCCTATGGTTAAAAAAAGCCTGAAGTGGGGGATGGTAAAGGAAGATTTGTCGGTACTCGATAAATTCAAACTGCTGAAAGACCTGGGCTACGACGGGGTGGAACTCGATACGCCCAACGACCTCGATATGAAAGAGGTGCTGGATGCCCGCGACAAGACCGGTCTGGAGCTGCCGGGTACGGTCAACTCGTTTCACTGGAAATCGCCGTTGTCGGACCCGGATCCGAAGGTACGGGCGGCCACGGTGGAAGCGATGAAAAAATCGTTGCAGGACACCAAGCAGTACGGCGGCACGACGGTTTTGCTGGTTCCCGGTGTGGTGAAAGCCGAGATCAGTTACGAAGATGCTTACAAACGCTGCCGGGATGAAATCCGGAAATTGCTGCCGGTGGCCGAAAAAACCGGGGTAAAAATTGCGTTTGAAAATGTCTGGAACAGCTTTCTGATCAGCCCGCTGGAAGCCGCACGGTTTGTCGATGAGTTCAAACACCCAATGGTGGGCTGGTATTTTGACGTGGGCAACATCCTGCGGTACGGCTGGCCCGCCCACTGGATCGAAACCCTGGGCAAACGGATTCTGAAACTGGATGTAAAGGAATACAGCCTTAAGAAACAGCAGGACGAAGGACTCTGGAAAGGGTTTAACGTTGAATTTCTGGAAGGCGACTGCAACTGGCCGGAAGTTAATAACGCACTCCGAAAAATCGGCTATTCCGGTTGGGCTTCAGCGGAGGTGAATGGGGGAGACCGGACCCGTTTACTTACCATTCGGGAAAAAATGGATGCGATCTTTAAAGCGTAG
- a CDS encoding TonB-dependent receptor, whose product MYDKTIGTKQKALRINLDRRIYGSFAEIGAGQETAAMFFKSGGASGTIAKTISAYDMTFSDAIYGHEESGRYVVESRLIKMLNKEYSLMEKRLAEQRGETTTFFAFANTVVALNYQKTNEAHGWIGLRFQLEPKAPYNDVIIHVRMRDNENILQQQALGIIGVNLIYGCYYYYKSPETLLLSLMDDLSPERIEIDMIRFDGPDFTAVDNRLMSLYLVRNGFTNAALFGPDGKVLQPSEALYKRHILLLRGRLRPVTNVHLDMLSNGYKQFLEEPDIDPTRVVTVAELTLHNLAANVDHGIDEKDFLDRVDILCSLGQTVMISSFLEYYRLVAYLARLTRLKIGLILGIPNLEYIFEEQHYKNLPGGILESFATLFSRKVKLFVYPTLLSDGVIYKCQNFKLEHNLQPLYQYLVANDKIEDITDYNEENLHISTDRVLQMVKAGEDGWEVMVPEGVAKIIKDNCLFGYPCEVNYQNIPRPLQTATESPSS is encoded by the coding sequence ATGTACGACAAAACGATTGGAACCAAACAAAAAGCGCTACGGATCAACCTTGACCGGAGGATCTACGGCTCCTTTGCTGAAATTGGGGCCGGGCAGGAAACGGCAGCGATGTTTTTCAAGTCCGGGGGCGCGTCGGGCACCATTGCCAAAACCATATCCGCCTATGATATGACGTTCAGCGATGCGATTTATGGCCACGAAGAAAGTGGCCGGTACGTGGTCGAATCGCGGCTGATTAAAATGCTCAATAAAGAATATAGCCTGATGGAAAAGCGGCTGGCTGAACAACGTGGTGAAACGACCACGTTTTTTGCTTTTGCCAATACCGTCGTGGCCCTCAACTACCAGAAAACCAACGAAGCACACGGCTGGATTGGGCTACGGTTTCAATTGGAGCCGAAAGCGCCCTACAACGACGTAATCATCCACGTCCGGATGCGCGATAACGAAAATATCCTGCAACAACAGGCCCTGGGCATTATTGGTGTCAACCTGATTTACGGCTGTTATTACTACTACAAATCGCCGGAAACACTGCTGCTGTCGCTGATGGATGATCTGTCGCCGGAACGAATTGAAATTGACATGATCCGGTTCGACGGGCCGGATTTTACCGCTGTGGACAACCGGCTGATGAGTCTCTACCTCGTTCGGAACGGTTTTACGAATGCCGCCCTATTCGGGCCGGATGGGAAGGTGCTGCAACCTTCCGAAGCACTTTACAAACGCCACATCCTGCTGTTGCGCGGACGGCTGCGGCCCGTAACGAATGTACATTTGGATATGCTCAGCAACGGCTACAAGCAGTTTCTGGAAGAACCGGACATTGACCCAACCCGGGTCGTGACCGTTGCGGAGCTGACGCTTCACAATCTGGCGGCCAATGTTGACCACGGTATCGACGAAAAAGACTTTCTCGACCGCGTCGACATTCTGTGTTCACTGGGTCAAACCGTAATGATTTCGAGCTTTCTGGAATACTACCGGCTGGTGGCTTACCTGGCGCGACTGACCCGCCTGAAAATCGGTCTGATCCTCGGCATTCCGAATCTGGAATACATTTTTGAAGAACAGCATTACAAAAATCTGCCCGGCGGAATCTTGGAGTCGTTTGCCACCCTGTTCAGCCGGAAAGTAAAGCTTTTCGTTTATCCGACGCTGCTGTCTGACGGTGTGATTTACAAGTGTCAGAATTTTAAATTAGAACACAACCTGCAACCGTTGTACCAATACCTCGTTGCCAACGACAAAATCGAGGACATCACCGACTACAACGAAGAAAACCTGCACATCTCGACCGACCGGGTGCTGCAAATGGTTAAAGCCGGTGAAGATGGCTGGGAAGTCATGGTACCCGAGGGAGTCGCCAAGATCATTAAGGACAATTGTCTGTTCGGTTATCCGTGCGAAGTTAACTACCAGAACATTCCGCGACCGCTGCAAACAGCAACGGAATCACCTTCCTCGTGA
- a CDS encoding sodium/sugar symporter, translating into MNHLQPADYAVFLLYFLVVSGYGYWIYRRRKSTETNTKDFFLAEGSLTWWAIGASLIASNISAEHFIGMAGSGFAMGLAISSYEWVAAATLIIVAVYFIPIYLRNHIYTMPQFLAQRYNDTVSTILAIFWLVVYVLVNLTSILYLGAIAIESLAGISFTTCTIGLALFAIVITLGGMKVIGYTDVIQVVVLVCGGLVVTYLALQLVADKLGLAGVWNGLLSLRTQADSHFHMYFPEGHPHYYTLPGMALITGGMWVNNLSYWGCNQYIVQRALGADLKTARSGILFAAFLKLLIPLIVVIPGIAAYVLYQNGTFQEAMTGSNGAVRPDNAYPVLMNLLPTGMKGLAFAALTAAVVASLAGKCNSISTIFTLDIYKKFFDKNASEQKLVRVGRYAVVVAFAIAIVIAPMLRSFDQVYQYIQEYTNFVSPGVFAIFLLGFFWKRTTTRAALVAAILSIPLSVLLKFWPEVTNVFGVQAAEIPFLHRTMLVFCLDIALMVVVTLTDPASHQNNKGLAIDKKMFHVTPSFIAGSVVILTVLAVLYTNFW; encoded by the coding sequence ATGAACCACCTTCAACCCGCTGATTACGCGGTGTTCCTGCTTTATTTCCTTGTTGTTTCGGGTTACGGATACTGGATTTACCGTCGCCGGAAATCCACCGAAACCAATACCAAAGACTTTTTCCTGGCCGAAGGGTCGCTGACTTGGTGGGCCATCGGTGCCTCCCTGATTGCGTCGAACATCTCCGCGGAACACTTCATCGGCATGGCCGGATCAGGTTTTGCCATGGGTCTGGCCATTTCCTCCTACGAGTGGGTCGCGGCCGCTACGCTAATCATCGTTGCTGTGTATTTTATCCCGATTTACCTGCGCAACCACATTTACACCATGCCGCAGTTTCTGGCGCAGCGGTACAACGACACCGTCAGTACGATTCTGGCCATTTTCTGGCTGGTGGTTTACGTGCTGGTCAACCTCACGTCGATTCTTTACCTGGGCGCTATTGCCATTGAATCGCTGGCCGGTATCTCGTTCACGACCTGTACCATCGGCCTGGCGCTTTTTGCCATTGTCATTACACTGGGCGGCATGAAAGTTATCGGCTATACAGATGTGATTCAGGTGGTTGTTCTGGTCTGCGGTGGTCTGGTAGTGACCTACCTGGCGCTGCAACTGGTGGCCGACAAACTGGGGTTGGCCGGTGTCTGGAACGGCCTGCTGTCGCTCCGTACCCAGGCCGACTCACATTTTCACATGTATTTTCCCGAAGGTCACCCGCATTATTACACCTTGCCAGGCATGGCGTTGATTACGGGCGGCATGTGGGTCAACAACCTGTCGTATTGGGGTTGTAACCAGTACATTGTGCAGCGGGCGCTGGGCGCTGACCTGAAAACGGCCCGGAGCGGTATTCTCTTTGCGGCTTTTTTGAAGCTGCTGATTCCGCTCATCGTGGTCATACCGGGCATTGCCGCTTACGTCCTCTACCAGAACGGTACGTTTCAGGAAGCGATGACCGGCAGCAACGGCGCAGTTCGGCCCGATAATGCCTACCCGGTTTTGATGAATCTGCTGCCGACGGGCATGAAAGGGCTGGCCTTTGCGGCTTTGACGGCGGCCGTAGTCGCGTCGCTGGCGGGCAAGTGCAACAGCATATCCACGATCTTCACGCTTGACATTTACAAGAAGTTTTTCGACAAGAACGCGTCGGAGCAGAAGCTCGTCCGGGTCGGTCGGTATGCCGTAGTTGTGGCGTTTGCCATCGCCATCGTCATTGCCCCGATGCTGCGGTCGTTCGATCAGGTTTATCAGTACATTCAGGAGTATACCAATTTTGTTTCGCCGGGCGTTTTCGCCATTTTCCTGCTCGGATTTTTCTGGAAACGCACCACCACCCGGGCGGCTCTGGTGGCGGCTATTCTCAGCATTCCGCTGTCGGTATTGCTTAAATTCTGGCCGGAAGTAACGAACGTATTTGGGGTTCAGGCGGCTGAAATACCGTTTCTGCACCGCACGATGCTGGTTTTCTGCCTGGATATTGCCCTCATGGTTGTTGTAACCCTGACCGACCCGGCCAGTCATCAGAACAACAAGGGCCTAGCCATTGACAAGAAGATGTTCCACGTGACACCTTCCTTTATTGCGGGTTCCGTTGTCATCCTGACGGTGCTGGCGGTTCTGTATACAAACTTCTGGTGA
- a CDS encoding gamma-glutamylcyclotransferase family protein → MPTSATPVTHLFVYGTLLNASKVPMAQYLRQRSQRIGTGCFPGRLYNLGAYPGAVYDGQADGFVYGELYTFSASTASELFNALDAYEGDEYTRAVVPVQTENGFVGCWTYLFTQPTGDWPVIASGRYFG, encoded by the coding sequence ATGCCTACTTCTGCAACACCGGTTACCCATCTTTTTGTTTACGGAACGCTGTTAAATGCGTCAAAAGTGCCAATGGCGCAGTATCTCCGCCAGCGCAGCCAGCGGATTGGAACGGGGTGCTTTCCTGGTCGGTTGTACAATCTTGGTGCGTATCCCGGCGCTGTTTACGATGGCCAAGCCGACGGTTTTGTGTACGGTGAACTCTATACTTTTTCGGCATCCACGGCATCCGAACTGTTCAACGCGCTCGATGCGTACGAAGGCGACGAATATACAAGGGCCGTTGTACCGGTGCAAACCGAGAACGGTTTTGTGGGGTGCTGGACGTACCTCTTCACGCAGCCGACGGGAGATTGGCCGGTTATCGCTTCAGGCCGGTATTTCGGGTAG
- a CDS encoding S41 family peptidase: MNLRFFAWIVAVGVVFGMTGCTKDTTITPEAPVTGPPSKADQPVNNWILENMRDVYYWADKIPANPDSTLDPESFFYSLLYDYNNKANPERDRFSWIQENVDELKSSLSGEEKTTGLEVKYYLRSQGSTDVIMQVLYVLPGSPAAKAGLKRGDIITSVNGQKLTTGNYASLSTEPTTFNYGLATVESGKIVDTQLVKTTTAAVFQQNPVLLDSIYTIGSKKIGYLVYNQFIPGPNGSATPVYDQKLEQIFSKFKAQGVNELVLDLRYNPGGYVSSSVKLASMIGKGINTTKTYYRMEYNKNIMAAFNRAGQSDRLITRFDSKPQSIGANLLRLYVLTSGGTASASELIINGLRPFMPVITIGETTYGKNVGSETIEDETGKIKWGMQPIVFKSFNALNQSDYSTGFVPTIEKAEPLQIKPLGDVEETYLATALAQITGNSARLSAERGPKLPTIGSSVERRAGGSNMFVERSKINL, from the coding sequence GTGAACTTACGGTTTTTTGCCTGGATTGTGGCGGTTGGAGTTGTTTTTGGGATGACAGGCTGCACCAAAGACACAACCATTACCCCCGAAGCACCTGTTACAGGTCCCCCCTCGAAGGCCGATCAGCCGGTCAATAACTGGATTCTGGAAAACATGCGGGACGTGTATTACTGGGCGGATAAAATTCCGGCCAACCCGGATTCCACGCTGGACCCCGAATCCTTTTTCTACTCGCTGCTCTACGATTACAACAACAAAGCCAATCCCGAACGCGACCGGTTTTCGTGGATTCAGGAGAACGTTGACGAACTGAAATCATCGCTGAGCGGAGAAGAAAAAACCACCGGGCTGGAAGTAAAATATTACCTTCGGTCGCAGGGTTCTACGGATGTTATTATGCAGGTGTTGTACGTACTGCCCGGTTCTCCGGCGGCTAAAGCCGGTCTGAAACGGGGCGACATCATCACGTCCGTCAACGGTCAGAAATTGACCACCGGCAATTACGCATCCCTGTCTACCGAACCAACGACCTTTAACTACGGTCTGGCAACGGTGGAAAGCGGCAAAATTGTTGACACGCAACTTGTGAAAACAACGACAGCTGCCGTTTTTCAGCAAAATCCGGTGTTGCTGGACTCGATCTATACCATCGGAAGCAAGAAAATTGGCTACCTGGTTTACAACCAGTTCATTCCGGGTCCGAACGGAAGCGCAACTCCCGTTTACGACCAGAAGCTGGAGCAGATTTTCAGCAAATTTAAAGCGCAGGGCGTCAACGAGCTGGTCCTCGACTTGCGGTACAATCCGGGCGGCTACGTGTCTTCATCGGTCAAGCTGGCGAGTATGATCGGCAAGGGAATCAACACCACCAAAACGTACTACCGCATGGAGTACAACAAAAACATCATGGCCGCATTCAACCGGGCGGGCCAATCGGACAGACTGATCACCCGTTTTGATAGCAAACCACAGAGCATTGGTGCTAATCTCTTGCGGCTTTACGTTCTGACTTCGGGGGGGACGGCCTCAGCCAGTGAATTGATCATTAACGGCTTGCGGCCCTTTATGCCGGTGATTACGATTGGCGAAACCACGTACGGCAAAAACGTAGGTTCTGAAACGATTGAGGACGAAACCGGTAAAATCAAATGGGGGATGCAGCCCATTGTTTTCAAGTCGTTCAACGCCCTCAACCAGTCGGATTACTCAACGGGATTCGTTCCAACGATTGAAAAAGCCGAACCGCTGCAAATTAAACCGTTGGGTGATGTGGAAGAAACCTATCTAGCGACGGCGCTGGCCCAGATTACGGGCAACTCGGCGCGTCTTTCGGCGGAACGCGGACCGAAACTGCCGACAATTGGCTCATCGGTGGAACGCCGGGCCGGTGGCAGCAATATGTTCGTTGAACGGAGTAAGATAAACCTCTAA
- a CDS encoding outer membrane beta-barrel family protein → MKTYSVTLLTILVGVFLVSTVYAQQPTPVSNAMIEGIGLEADTTRPAAAPTRPDTTQYNVADRPDTVRSLNTQPVAQPASTTTAPTTNAPATRQAQNTAPPVVGSGKISGKLVTPQAGKNQPVEFASIGLFRSRDSSSVTGALTDEKGFFQIANLAPDAYYILIQSLGFAAKRIPRIVLSDDRPTADLGNILLTETAKQLQEVTVQGQKQAYEYSLDRKIVNADQLPIAQGGSAIDILQNVPSVTVDVDGTLSLRGSSNVIVLVDGKPSGLTGLDRQAILDQIPASNIERIEMITNPSSRFDADGAAGIINIVLKKERGPGFNGNVQLNVGTRDKYNASINLNSRFKKLNLFSSYNFRADRRFQYRISDRQNIFEDSVSYLSQRNDAIRRRVNNNLRFGFDYSLSARDNITAAILYRPEYSRDTEVEVFNTQNANRVSLGQTIRTTEETEPERGLDYSFGYRRTFDKQGRELSFDATLSNNRSTEYQNFNNTTNLPKNLLTPSFLIGQQRADNGRDNRVAVLQLDFVEPMKDKKKLEAGLKHTYRRLGSNYLFENLVNGSWTINPDVTNNFIYDERTSAAYANFGNEIRKFSYQVGLRTEYTSIETDQRTTNIQSKRDYIYLFPSVFLNYNASESQKMQINYSRRINRPSTWSLNPFIDLSDPLNIRYGNPGLNPELINSFEISHLLYGKNTTLTSSLFYRQTNNEITSYRTLRPDGVTEQTSLNLNRSQNYGLEIVVTQDLLRWWKVNGNFSFFQRNIQAGADIPGILTRSNRSWTARVTSNMNPKKGTDIQVALNYRSPFIVAQGTINGFFNVDLGVKQSVLKGRGTVSLRVSDIFNTLQFQNESFGTNFAATSRSKRESRIGFIGFSYRLSKQVVREKERDQDRERDDTPGENDF, encoded by the coding sequence ATGAAGACATATTCGGTTACTTTGTTAACGATTTTGGTGGGTGTGTTTCTGGTTAGTACCGTCTATGCACAGCAGCCGACCCCGGTCTCCAATGCCATGATTGAGGGCATCGGACTGGAAGCCGACACCACCCGGCCAGCAGCAGCACCAACCCGCCCGGACACCACCCAGTATAACGTGGCCGACCGCCCTGATACGGTTCGCTCCCTAAACACCCAGCCCGTTGCCCAACCGGCCAGCACGACGACCGCACCGACCACCAACGCCCCGGCAACTCGCCAGGCTCAGAATACGGCCCCTCCCGTGGTGGGAAGTGGGAAAATCAGTGGAAAACTGGTGACCCCCCAGGCCGGAAAAAACCAGCCCGTCGAATTTGCCAGCATTGGCCTGTTTCGTTCGCGGGATTCAAGCTCCGTGACGGGCGCGCTGACCGACGAAAAAGGATTTTTTCAAATCGCGAATCTCGCACCGGATGCCTATTACATTCTTATTCAAAGTCTGGGGTTTGCGGCCAAACGCATTCCGCGCATTGTACTCAGTGACGACAGGCCCACCGCCGATCTGGGCAATATTCTGCTGACTGAAACGGCCAAACAACTGCAGGAAGTGACCGTTCAGGGCCAGAAACAGGCGTACGAATATTCGCTCGACCGCAAGATTGTTAACGCCGATCAACTGCCTATTGCGCAGGGTGGATCGGCCATTGATATTTTGCAGAACGTTCCGTCGGTAACGGTCGACGTTGACGGCACGCTGAGTTTGCGGGGCAGCAGTAACGTCATTGTGCTGGTCGATGGAAAACCGTCGGGCCTGACGGGGCTGGACCGGCAGGCAATTCTGGACCAGATTCCCGCCAGTAACATCGAGCGCATCGAGATGATTACCAACCCGTCGTCGCGCTTCGATGCCGACGGAGCCGCCGGGATCATTAACATCGTCCTGAAAAAAGAACGCGGACCGGGTTTTAACGGCAATGTGCAGCTCAACGTCGGAACCCGTGACAAATACAACGCGTCGATCAACCTCAACTCACGGTTCAAGAAACTTAACCTCTTTAGCAGCTACAACTTCCGGGCCGACCGGCGGTTTCAATACCGGATTTCGGACCGGCAGAATATCTTCGAGGATTCGGTAAGTTACCTGTCGCAACGCAACGACGCCATCCGTCGGCGCGTCAACAACAACCTCCGTTTCGGCTTCGATTATTCCCTGTCGGCCCGCGACAACATCACGGCTGCTATTCTCTACCGGCCCGAATACAGCCGCGATACGGAAGTCGAAGTGTTCAATACCCAGAACGCCAACCGTGTTTCGCTGGGTCAAACCATCCGGACTACCGAAGAAACCGAACCCGAACGCGGTCTGGATTATTCGTTTGGTTACCGCCGGACCTTCGACAAGCAGGGCCGCGAGCTTTCGTTTGATGCGACCCTGTCCAACAACCGAAGCACCGAGTACCAGAATTTCAACAACACCACCAATTTACCGAAAAACCTGCTGACACCCAGTTTCCTGATCGGACAGCAGCGGGCAGACAACGGCCGTGACAACCGGGTGGCGGTGTTGCAACTGGATTTTGTGGAGCCGATGAAAGACAAAAAGAAGCTGGAAGCCGGTCTGAAGCACACTTACCGCCGACTGGGCTCCAATTATCTGTTTGAAAACCTCGTAAACGGCAGCTGGACCATCAATCCGGATGTTACCAACAACTTTATCTACGACGAACGAACGAGTGCCGCCTACGCCAATTTTGGCAACGAAATCCGGAAGTTCAGCTACCAAGTGGGTCTGCGAACGGAATACACCAGCATCGAAACCGACCAGCGAACCACCAACATTCAGAGCAAGCGCGACTACATTTACCTGTTTCCGAGCGTTTTCCTGAACTACAACGCCAGCGAATCGCAGAAAATGCAGATCAACTACAGCCGGCGCATCAACCGGCCTTCTACCTGGTCGCTGAACCCGTTTATCGACCTCTCGGACCCGCTGAACATTCGGTACGGAAATCCTGGCCTGAACCCGGAACTGATTAATTCTTTCGAAATCAGCCACTTACTGTACGGCAAAAACACAACGCTTACTTCTTCGCTTTTTTACCGCCAGACGAACAACGAAATCACCAGTTACCGCACCCTGCGCCCCGACGGCGTCACGGAGCAAACGTCACTGAACCTGAACCGATCGCAGAACTACGGTCTGGAGATCGTAGTGACCCAGGACCTTCTGCGCTGGTGGAAAGTCAACGGTAACTTCTCGTTTTTTCAGCGGAATATCCAGGCCGGCGCCGACATACCCGGTATTCTGACCCGTAGCAACCGGAGCTGGACCGCCCGCGTAACCTCGAACATGAATCCCAAAAAAGGCACCGACATTCAGGTTGCGCTCAACTACCGTTCACCGTTTATTGTGGCGCAGGGCACGATCAATGGCTTCTTCAACGTCGATCTGGGCGTTAAGCAGAGCGTCCTGAAAGGCCGCGGAACGGTTAGCCTCCGGGTGAGTGATATCTTCAACACGCTGCAATTCCAGAACGAGAGTTTCGGGACCAATTTTGCCGCTACCAGCCGCAGCAAACGCGAAAGCCGCATCGGTTTTATCGGATTCAGTTACCGCCTGAGCAAGCAGGTTGTCCGGGAAAAAGAACGCGACCAGGATCGGGAGCGGGATGACACGCCGGGTGAGAACGATTTTTAA